In Oceanibaculum nanhaiense, the following proteins share a genomic window:
- a CDS encoding AtpZ/AtpI family protein has translation MFILTDREPEKTSLRDIAERLNKARGTQDGKMERSGGFGGLNSSLGTGLRIGVEMVSALVVGLGIGWLLDAWLDTKPWLMVVFFFLGAGAGVMNVYRAITGIGLAPGYKKPTAKARDEDGTDLDA, from the coding sequence GTGTTCATCTTGACTGATCGTGAACCGGAAAAAACGTCCCTGCGGGACATCGCCGAGCGCCTGAACAAGGCGCGGGGCACGCAGGACGGAAAAATGGAGCGGTCAGGCGGCTTCGGCGGGCTGAACTCGTCTCTCGGGACGGGGCTGCGCATCGGGGTGGAGATGGTTTCGGCGCTCGTCGTCGGGCTCGGCATTGGCTGGTTGCTCGACGCGTGGCTGGACACGAAGCCATGGCTGATGGTGGTGTTTTTCTTTCTGGGGGCGGGGGCCGGCGTGATGAACGTCTACCGCGCCATCACGGGGATCGGGCTGGCGCCAGGCTATAAGAAGCCAACGGCAAAAGCCCGGGACGAAGACGGAACCGACCTCGACGCTTAA
- the smc gene encoding chromosome segregation protein SMC codes for MQFRKIRLTGFKSFVDPTELLIEPGLTGIVGPNGCGKSNLVEALRWVMGETSARQMRGGEMNDVIFGGTSSRTPRNIAEVSVHLDNSQRRAPVGFNDHLEIEISRRIERDKGSAYRLNGKEVRARDVQLLFADASTGARSPGLVSQGKVGAIINAKPADRRMLLEEAAGIIGLHSRRHEAELRLRAAEGNLARLEDVLKTMDSQLQALKRQSRQAGRYRNLSDHIRRAEAILLHLRWQQALAERQTVEARLREAERAVAKLTGEVSEATTLAASAQEKLPGLRMTEAQAGAEFQHLTIKKTELDAEERRIEDAKAQAEQRLRQLDSDAGREAALAGDASAALDRLAAEADALEAARAEEADALDVAQRRLDAAFAEAEEAEAALNALTQAIAADEARRTQQQRQIAALQERLTRLDRQESEIAEQRRRLEADDDLAAEAARLADAFAAAEAALEQARAAVGQAESGVAAAQGDSAKRQQAASEAQQAERTARTARQQAEQAAGTLRAEIAGLQAALTDRQDEKTPVLARLSAQPGYEAALGAALGEDLDAALGGAGQRRWEELPPLDAAPSLPDGAEPLTAFVTAPPALARRLAQIGVVADEAAALALRGRLGVGQRLVDRAGGLWRWDGFTVAAGAPSAAATRLRQKNRLVALEADLAKADAEQARLAGAHGETEQAVRTAESQVQQARQGETAARQAEAQARAAEREAFNRLNGLREQETRLAQKRAALESRQAALAASLERLAAEKAEAAEQRQIADAALAEIGDLGERRQQADAGRAVLAEKRTEVVEARSRHDTLKREAESRRQRLAAIADERRSWDGRAKGAAQRISEIEARLAEERTAIAGYEKRPAEIAEQRAVLVAGIADADRRRKAAAVALAESESAAAEAQRLLKALEVSLGEAREDRVRAEAAVEQAAQARQVLTDRVRERLDCRPDQALAAAAIDPEEALPEESEVEQRLERLIRERDGMGPVNLRAEQEAGEVETQVETLQQERTDLTQAIARLRQGIGALNREGRERLLASFSKVNSYFEELFVRLFGGGRAYLELVESDDPLEAGLQIMASPPGKKLQALSLLSGGEQALTALALIFAVFLTNPSPICVLDEVDAPLDDSNVDRFCQLLDHIAAETGTRFLVVTHHRLTMTRMDRLFGVTMAERGISQLVSVDLSGAEKLRAIA; via the coding sequence GTGCAGTTCAGGAAAATCCGCCTTACGGGGTTTAAATCCTTCGTCGATCCGACCGAACTGCTGATCGAGCCGGGCCTCACCGGAATCGTCGGCCCGAACGGCTGCGGCAAGTCCAACCTGGTCGAGGCGCTGCGCTGGGTGATGGGCGAGACCTCCGCCCGGCAGATGCGCGGCGGCGAGATGAACGACGTCATCTTCGGCGGCACCTCCAGCCGCACGCCGCGCAACATTGCCGAGGTCTCGGTCCATCTCGACAACAGCCAGCGCCGCGCCCCGGTCGGCTTCAACGACCATCTGGAAATCGAGATTTCCCGGCGCATCGAGCGCGACAAGGGCTCGGCCTACCGGCTGAACGGCAAGGAGGTACGTGCCCGCGACGTGCAATTGCTGTTCGCCGACGCCTCGACCGGCGCGCGCTCGCCGGGTCTGGTCAGCCAGGGCAAGGTCGGCGCCATCATCAATGCCAAGCCGGCCGACCGCCGCATGCTGCTGGAAGAAGCCGCCGGCATCATCGGCCTGCATTCCCGACGGCATGAGGCGGAGCTGCGGCTGCGCGCGGCGGAGGGCAACCTCGCCCGGCTGGAAGATGTACTGAAGACGATGGACAGCCAGCTGCAGGCGCTGAAACGCCAGTCGCGCCAGGCCGGCCGCTACCGCAACCTCTCCGACCATATCCGCCGCGCCGAGGCGATCCTGCTGCATCTGCGCTGGCAGCAGGCGCTGGCCGAGCGCCAGACGGTCGAGGCAAGGCTGCGCGAGGCCGAACGCGCGGTGGCGAAGCTGACCGGCGAGGTGTCGGAGGCGACAACACTGGCGGCATCGGCGCAGGAGAAGCTACCCGGCCTGCGCATGACCGAAGCCCAGGCGGGGGCGGAATTCCAGCACCTGACCATCAAGAAGACCGAGCTGGACGCCGAGGAACGCCGCATCGAGGATGCCAAGGCGCAGGCCGAACAAAGGCTGCGCCAGCTTGACAGCGACGCCGGCCGCGAAGCCGCGCTGGCTGGCGATGCAAGCGCCGCGCTGGACCGGCTGGCGGCGGAGGCGGACGCGCTGGAAGCGGCACGCGCCGAAGAGGCTGATGCGCTGGATGTGGCGCAGCGCCGGCTGGATGCCGCTTTCGCCGAAGCCGAGGAAGCGGAGGCGGCGCTGAACGCGCTGACCCAGGCCATCGCCGCCGACGAGGCGCGCCGCACCCAGCAGCAGCGCCAGATCGCCGCCCTGCAGGAACGCCTGACGCGGCTGGACCGGCAGGAATCGGAGATTGCCGAACAGCGCCGCCGGCTGGAAGCGGACGATGACCTCGCCGCGGAAGCGGCACGGCTCGCCGATGCTTTCGCAGCCGCCGAAGCGGCGCTGGAGCAGGCGCGTGCGGCGGTCGGGCAGGCGGAATCCGGGGTCGCGGCAGCGCAGGGGGACAGCGCGAAACGCCAGCAAGCCGCCAGCGAGGCGCAGCAGGCGGAGCGTACGGCCCGCACGGCGCGCCAGCAGGCGGAGCAGGCGGCCGGCACGCTGCGCGCCGAGATCGCCGGGCTGCAGGCCGCCCTCACTGACCGGCAGGACGAAAAGACCCCGGTGCTGGCGAGGCTGTCGGCACAACCGGGCTATGAGGCGGCCCTGGGTGCCGCACTGGGCGAGGATCTGGATGCCGCCCTGGGCGGTGCCGGCCAGCGCCGCTGGGAAGAACTGCCGCCGCTGGATGCCGCACCGTCCTTGCCGGACGGGGCTGAACCGCTCACCGCTTTCGTCACCGCACCGCCGGCGCTGGCCCGGCGTCTGGCACAGATCGGCGTGGTTGCCGACGAGGCGGCTGCGCTTGCCCTGCGCGGCCGGCTCGGCGTCGGGCAAAGGCTGGTGGATCGCGCCGGCGGGCTGTGGCGCTGGGATGGCTTCACGGTCGCCGCCGGCGCGCCGAGTGCCGCCGCCACCCGGCTGCGCCAGAAGAACCGGCTGGTGGCGCTGGAGGCCGATCTGGCAAAGGCCGATGCCGAACAGGCGCGGCTTGCCGGGGCGCATGGCGAGACGGAGCAGGCGGTGCGCACGGCGGAATCCCAGGTGCAGCAGGCACGGCAGGGCGAGACCGCCGCCCGCCAGGCGGAGGCACAGGCCCGCGCGGCAGAGCGCGAGGCCTTCAACCGGCTGAACGGGCTACGCGAACAGGAAACCCGTCTGGCGCAGAAACGCGCCGCCCTCGAGTCCCGGCAGGCAGCCCTCGCCGCCTCTTTGGAACGGCTGGCGGCGGAGAAGGCGGAGGCCGCGGAACAGCGCCAGATTGCGGACGCCGCGCTGGCGGAGATCGGCGATCTGGGCGAACGCCGCCAGCAGGCCGATGCCGGGCGCGCCGTGCTGGCCGAAAAACGCACGGAAGTGGTTGAGGCGCGCAGCCGCCACGATACGCTGAAGCGCGAGGCGGAATCGCGCCGCCAGCGGCTGGCTGCCATCGCCGACGAACGCCGTTCCTGGGACGGACGGGCAAAGGGCGCGGCGCAGCGTATATCCGAGATCGAGGCGCGGCTGGCGGAGGAGCGCACCGCCATCGCGGGCTATGAGAAGCGGCCGGCGGAGATCGCCGAACAGCGCGCGGTGCTTGTCGCCGGCATCGCTGATGCGGACCGGCGGCGTAAGGCAGCGGCGGTGGCGCTCGCCGAATCGGAATCGGCGGCGGCCGAGGCGCAGCGCCTGCTGAAGGCGCTGGAGGTGAGCCTGGGCGAGGCGCGCGAGGACCGGGTGCGTGCCGAGGCGGCGGTCGAACAGGCCGCGCAGGCGCGGCAGGTGCTGACCGACCGGGTGCGCGAACGGCTGGACTGCCGGCCTGACCAGGCGCTGGCGGCGGCGGCCATCGATCCGGAGGAGGCGCTGCCGGAGGAATCGGAAGTCGAGCAGCGGCTGGAGCGGCTGATCCGCGAGCGCGACGGCATGGGGCCGGTCAATCTGCGTGCCGAGCAGGAGGCCGGCGAGGTCGAGACCCAGGTCGAGACGTTGCAGCAGGAACGCACCGACCTGACCCAGGCGATTGCCCGGCTGCGTCAGGGCATCGGCGCGCTGAACCGTGAGGGGCGGGAACGGCTGCTCGCCTCCTTCAGCAAGGTGAACAGCTATTTCGAGGAGCTGTTCGTGCGGCTGTTCGGCGGCGGCCGCGCCTATCTGGAGCTGGTCGAATCCGACGACCCGCTGGAGGCCGGCCTGCAGATCATGGCCAGCCCGCCGGGCAAGAAGCTGCAGGCGCTGTCGCTACTGTCCGGCGGCGAGCAGGCGCTGACCGCGCTGGCCCTGATCTTCGCCGTGTTCCTGACCAACCCGTCGCCGATCTGCGTGCTGGACGAGGTGGACGCCCCGCTGGACGACAGCAATGTGGACCGGTTCTGCCAGCTGCTGGACCATATCGCGGCGGAGACCGGCACCCGCTTCCTGGTGGTCACCCATCACCGCCTGACGATGACGCGGATGGACCGGCTGTTCGGCGTGACAATGGCGGAACGCGGGATCAGCCAGCTTGTATCGGTCGATCTCAGCGGCGCCGAAAAGCTGCGTGCCATTGCCTGA
- a CDS encoding ATP synthase subunit C family protein, with protein MEVEAAKMIGAGLAVIALMGVGVGIGNIFSTLIASIARNPAARSEVFPIGILGFALTEAIALFALLIAFLILFA; from the coding sequence ATGGAAGTCGAAGCCGCTAAGATGATCGGTGCTGGCCTGGCCGTGATCGCCCTGATGGGCGTCGGCGTCGGTATCGGCAATATCTTCTCGACCCTGATCGCGTCGATCGCCCGTAACCCCGCTGCCCGCTCGGAAGTGTTCCCGATCGGCATTCTGGGCTTCGCGCTGACGGAAGCGATTGCGCTGTTCGCGCTGCTCATCGCCTTCCTTATCCTGTTCGCCTGA
- a CDS encoding F0F1 ATP synthase subunit A — MASSPLDQFKIQPLIPIEVGGVDLSFTQSSLVMTIAVVLVTGFLTLAVRGRGMVPTRLQSMAELSYEFIAGMIRDSVGSEGRKYFPFVFSIFMFILLGNLLGMIPYSFTFTSHIIVTFALAFAVFVIVTLIGLVRHKLHFFSFFFPEGAPIYMAPILIPIEVLSYLARPVSLSIRLFANMMAGHTMMKVFAMFTIALGVFGVAPLAINVALTAFEILVAVLQAYVFTILTCLYLRDAIHLH, encoded by the coding sequence TTGGCCAGCAGTCCTCTCGATCAATTCAAGATCCAGCCGCTGATTCCCATTGAGGTGGGCGGTGTCGATCTGTCCTTCACCCAGTCCTCGCTGGTGATGACCATCGCGGTTGTCCTGGTGACCGGGTTTCTGACGCTCGCCGTCCGCGGCCGCGGCATGGTGCCGACGCGCCTGCAGTCGATGGCAGAGCTGTCCTACGAATTCATCGCCGGGATGATCCGTGACAGCGTGGGTTCCGAGGGGCGCAAATACTTCCCCTTCGTGTTCTCGATCTTCATGTTCATCCTGCTCGGCAATCTGCTGGGCATGATCCCCTACAGCTTCACCTTCACCAGCCACATCATCGTCACCTTCGCGCTGGCCTTCGCCGTGTTCGTGATCGTGACCCTGATCGGCCTGGTGCGTCACAAGCTGCATTTCTTCAGCTTCTTCTTTCCGGAAGGCGCGCCGATCTACATGGCGCCGATCCTGATCCCGATTGAGGTGCTGTCCTATCTGGCGCGCCCTGTCAGCCTGTCGATCCGCCTGTTCGCCAACATGATGGCCGGCCACACCATGATGAAGGTGTTCGCCATGTTCACCATCGCGCTTGGTGTGTTCGGCGTGGCTCCGCTGGCGATCAACGTGGCGCTGACCGCCTTCGAAATTCTGGTCGCCGTGCTTCAGGCCTACGTCTTCACGATCCTGACGTGCCTGTATCTGCGCGATGCGATCCACCTGCATTAG
- a CDS encoding DUF3429 domain-containing protein, with protein MNAESPPPLRARLSEVPLPALVLGLGGLIPFLAGAAAVWLFEPVAARVAQDMQVAYATVILSFLGAVHWGAALSRPEGARSWGWMGWSVTPALLAWFSVMMAPESALMALMASYLAAFAVDMQAVKKGLLPLWYLSLRRVLTTGAFLCLGATLLRLG; from the coding sequence ATGAATGCCGAATCTCCTCCCCCGCTTCGCGCCCGCCTGTCCGAGGTGCCGCTGCCCGCCCTTGTGCTGGGGCTGGGCGGGCTGATCCCGTTCCTCGCCGGGGCGGCTGCCGTCTGGCTGTTCGAGCCGGTGGCGGCGCGCGTCGCACAGGACATGCAGGTCGCCTACGCCACGGTCATCCTCTCCTTCCTGGGGGCGGTGCATTGGGGGGCCGCGCTCAGCCGGCCGGAGGGCGCGCGCAGCTGGGGCTGGATGGGCTGGTCGGTGACGCCGGCGCTGCTCGCCTGGTTCTCCGTCATGATGGCGCCGGAGAGCGCGCTGATGGCGCTGATGGCCAGCTACCTCGCCGCCTTCGCCGTGGACATGCAGGCGGTGAAGAAAGGGCTGCTGCCGCTGTGGTATCTCAGCCTGCGCCGGGTGCTGACCACCGGCGCCTTCCTCTGCCTCGGCGCCACGCTGCTGCGGCTGGGCTGA
- a CDS encoding DsbA family protein — translation MLLTWSVAASAQQSLEGMLKERVLGNPDATVELIEYSSLTCPHCASFHKETLGQVKKEFIDTGKVKLVYRDFPLDGLALRGAMLARCAPEDRYFAYLETLFHNQDAWTRAADPIGALGQIARLGGMSKERFEACMADEKLGDGILQIRLDGQNAHDIKSTPTFVVRANGEQKKVIAGAQPFAEFEKVLRPLVGGS, via the coding sequence GTGTTGCTGACCTGGAGTGTGGCGGCAAGCGCCCAGCAATCGCTGGAGGGGATGCTGAAGGAGCGCGTGCTGGGCAATCCGGACGCCACGGTCGAGCTTATCGAATATTCCTCGCTGACCTGCCCGCATTGCGCCAGCTTCCACAAGGAGACACTGGGCCAGGTGAAGAAGGAATTCATCGATACCGGCAAGGTGAAGCTGGTCTATCGCGACTTCCCGCTGGACGGGCTGGCGCTGCGGGGCGCGATGCTGGCGCGCTGCGCGCCGGAGGACCGCTATTTCGCCTATCTGGAGACGCTGTTCCACAATCAGGATGCCTGGACCCGTGCGGCCGATCCGATCGGTGCGCTTGGCCAGATCGCCCGGCTGGGCGGCATGAGCAAGGAGCGGTTCGAGGCCTGCATGGCTGACGAGAAGCTGGGCGACGGCATTCTGCAGATCCGTCTGGACGGTCAGAACGCCCATGACATCAAGTCCACCCCGACCTTCGTCGTGCGCGCCAATGGCGAGCAGAAGAAGGTGATCGCCGGGGCGCAACCCTTCGCAGAATTCGAGAAAGTCCTGCGGCCGCTGGTCGGGGGTTCCTGA
- the mutY gene encoding A/G-specific adenine glycosylase, producing MAPHPIAPEELNALLLDWYDRHRRRLPWRAPPGGRAEPYHVWLSEIMLQQTTVATVGPYFRRFIDLWPTVRDLAAADLDAVLHAWQGLGYYARARNLHKCAQAVTERHGGVFPDTEEALLALPGIGAYTAAAIAAIAFDQPATPADGNFERVFARLYAVETPLPQAKPALRALAAALTPAHRPGDHAQAVMDLGATICTPRSPKCMACPWHEPCAARRLGIAGELPRKTPKKQKPTRRGIAFWAVTQDGSVLLRRRPESGLLGGMMEVPSSAWIEAETTLPAVAGEAPVKGAWRMLPGLVRHTFTHFHLELTVAAASVSQQPVADGVWVPLDRLGEHALPTVMKKVVTHALAQAGKDASGPGARSRLSSLP from the coding sequence ATGGCCCCCCACCCCATCGCACCTGAAGAGCTGAACGCCCTGCTGCTGGACTGGTACGACCGGCACCGCAGACGCCTGCCCTGGCGGGCGCCGCCGGGGGGGCGCGCCGAGCCCTACCATGTCTGGCTCAGCGAGATCATGCTGCAACAGACCACGGTGGCGACAGTCGGCCCCTATTTCCGCCGCTTCATCGACTTATGGCCGACGGTCCGCGACCTCGCGGCTGCCGATCTGGATGCGGTGCTGCATGCCTGGCAGGGGCTGGGCTATTACGCCCGCGCCCGCAACCTGCACAAATGCGCGCAGGCCGTCACCGAGCGGCATGGCGGGGTGTTCCCGGATACCGAGGAAGCGCTGCTCGCCCTACCCGGCATCGGCGCCTATACCGCCGCCGCCATCGCCGCCATCGCCTTCGACCAGCCGGCCACCCCGGCGGACGGCAATTTCGAGCGCGTCTTCGCCCGGCTGTACGCGGTGGAAACGCCTTTGCCGCAAGCCAAACCGGCCCTGCGCGCTCTGGCCGCCGCGCTGACGCCCGCGCACAGGCCGGGCGACCATGCCCAGGCGGTGATGGATCTGGGGGCGACCATCTGCACCCCGCGCAGCCCGAAATGCATGGCCTGCCCGTGGCACGAGCCCTGCGCCGCGCGGCGCCTCGGCATCGCCGGGGAATTGCCGCGCAAGACACCGAAGAAGCAGAAGCCGACACGGCGCGGCATCGCCTTCTGGGCGGTGACACAGGACGGTTCCGTGCTGCTGCGCCGCCGTCCCGAAAGCGGGCTGCTGGGCGGCATGATGGAAGTGCCCTCCTCGGCGTGGATCGAAGCGGAAACCACGCTGCCGGCGGTGGCCGGCGAAGCACCGGTAAAAGGCGCATGGCGCATGCTGCCGGGGCTGGTGCGCCACACCTTCACCCATTTCCACCTGGAGCTGACGGTTGCCGCCGCTTCTGTATCGCAACAGCCGGTCGCAGACGGGGTCTGGGTGCCGCTCGACCGGCTGGGCGAACACGCGCTGCCGACGGTGATGAAGAAGGTGGTGACCCATGCGTTGGCACAGGCGGGGAAGGACGCCTCTGGTCCGGGCGCGCGGTCTCGCCTATCTTCCCTGCCATGA
- a CDS encoding DUF721 domain-containing protein, producing the protein MTDRKAKTESREATLPTAVRHRHLSAVAAPVRNLAKKLLGGKAAVEASVMLDWPSIVGAEISERCQPRKLVRGRGANAGAATLHLTVDGAFALEIQYMTPQIVERVNRYLGYAAVARLALHQGTLDRQEKPWRPQLAPLDAPARQKLEAGLSGIADDGLRQALDRLGQAVLGKQGGKG; encoded by the coding sequence ATGACCGACCGCAAAGCCAAAACCGAATCCAGGGAGGCCACACTGCCGACGGCGGTGCGCCACCGGCATCTGTCGGCGGTGGCGGCGCCCGTGCGCAACCTTGCCAAGAAGCTGCTGGGCGGCAAGGCGGCGGTCGAGGCCTCGGTCATGCTGGACTGGCCTTCCATCGTCGGGGCGGAGATATCGGAACGCTGCCAGCCGCGCAAGCTGGTGCGCGGGCGCGGCGCCAATGCCGGCGCGGCGACGCTGCATCTGACGGTCGATGGCGCCTTCGCGCTGGAAATCCAGTATATGACCCCGCAGATCGTGGAACGGGTGAACCGCTATCTCGGCTATGCCGCCGTGGCTCGGCTGGCGCTGCATCAGGGCACGCTCGACCGGCAGGAAAAGCCGTGGCGTCCGCAGCTTGCGCCGCTCGACGCGCCGGCCCGGCAGAAGCTGGAGGCTGGCCTGTCCGGCATTGCCGATGACGGGCTGCGCCAGGCGCTCGACCGGCTCGGCCAGGCGGTGCTGGGCAAACAGGGCGGCAAGGGGTGA